A genomic segment from Aegilops tauschii subsp. strangulata cultivar AL8/78 chromosome 1, Aet v6.0, whole genome shotgun sequence encodes:
- the LOC109740058 gene encoding NAD-dependent malic enzyme 59 kDa isoform, mitochondrial codes for MWRHAAARRSAQIRRLLSTSAPSAGAGSAVRGPCIVHKRGTDILHDPWYNKDTAFPLTERDRLGLRGLLPPRVMSFEQQYERFINSYHSLEHNTQGEPDSVVSLAKWRILNRLHDRNETLYYRVLIDNIKDFAPIIYTPTVGLVCENYSGLFRRPRGMYFSAKDKGEMMSMIYNWPAEKVDMIVVTDGSRILGLGDLGVQGIGIPIGKLDVYVAAAGINPQKVLPIMLDVGTNNEELLEDKLYLGLRQPRLEGEEYLAVVDEFMEAVHARWPKAIVQFEDFQMKWAFETLQRYRSRFCMFNDDVQGTAGVALAGLLGAVRAQGRPLADFTKQKIVVVGAGSAGIGVLNMAKHAMLRMPGTHKIGELGEGHNQFWVLDKDGLITKSRKDLDPAVARFARGYGPEEVEDLHEGASLVEVVKKVKPHVLLGLSGVGGIFNEEVLKAMKESDSPCPAIFAMSNPTTKAECTPEDVFKHVGENAVFASGSPFSNVTLSNGRKGYANQANNMYLFPGIGLGALLSGARHISDGMLHAAAECLASYITDDAIRKGILFPSISSIRHITARVGAAVARAAVDEDLAEGCPDLDPRDLRSMSESDTVDYVARKMWYPVYSPLVNDK; via the exons ATGTGGCGCCATGCGGCGGCCCGGCGGTCGGCGCAGATCCGCCGGCTCCTGTCCACGTCCGCCCCCTCGGCGGGCGCCGGCTCCGCCGTGCGCGGCCCCTGCATCGTGCACAAGCGCGGCACCGACATCCTTCACGACCCCTGGTACAACAAG GACACGGCGTTCCCCCTCACGGAGCGAGACCGCCTCGGCCTCCGGGGCCTGCTCCCGCCGCGGGTCATGTCGTTCGAGCAGCAGTACGAGCGCTTCA TAAACTCGTACCATTCGCTGGAGCACAACACGCAGGGGGAGCCCGATTCCGTGGTCTCGCTGGCCAAGTGGAGGATCCTTAACAGGCTGCACGACCGGAACGAGACATTGTACTACAGG GTGCTAATTGACAATATCAAGGATTTCGCACCAATAATATACACCCCTACTGTCGGCTTGGTCTGCGAAAACTACAGCGGGCTGTTCAGGCGTCCCCGCGGGATGTACTTCAGCGCAAAGGATAAAGGGGAGATGATGTCGATGATTTACAACTGGCCAGCAGAGAAG GTTGACATGATAGTTGTGACTGACGGGAGTCGCATTCTAGGTTTAGGTGATCTTGGAGTTCAAGGCATAGGTATACCTATTGGTAAACTTGATGTTTATGTTGCAGCTGCTGGTATCAACCCACAGAAG GTTCTCCCGATAATGCTTGACGTGGGAACAAATAATGAAGAACTCCTTGAAGACAAGCTAT ATTTAGGATTGAGGCAACCTAGGTTGGAAGGAGAGGAATACTTAGCTGTTGTAGATGAGTTCATGGAAGCTGTTCATGCACGCTGGCCGAAAGCAATTGTGCAG TTTGAAGACTTCCAAATGAAATGGGCATTTGAAACTCTTCAGAGGTATCGGAGCCGATTTTGCATGTTCAATGATGACGTGCAG GGGACAGCAGGAGTTGCTCTAGCTGGTCTACTTGGAGCTGTTAGAGCACAAGGTCGACCCCTCGCAGATTTTACTAAGCAGAAGATAGTTGTGGTGGGAGCTGGAAG TGCTGGGATAGGTGTGCTTAACATGGCTAAACATGCAATGTTAAGGATGCCAGGGACCCATAAAATTGGAGAACTGGGCGAAGGACACAATCAATTCTGGGTTCTGGACAAAGAT GGCCTTATTACCAAAAGTAGAAAAGATCTGGATCCAGCTGTTGCTCGTTTTGCTAGAGGTTATggtcctgaagaggtcgaagatCTCCATGAGGGGGCTAGTCTTGTTGAAGTG GTCAAGAAAGTGAAGCCTCATGTCCTTTTAGGACTATCTGGAGTTGGCGGGATATTTAATGAGGAG GTTCTCAAGGCTATGAAAGAATCTGACTCCCCCTGCCCTGCAATTTTTGCAATGTCCAACCCAACAACTAAAG CTGAATGTACACCTGAAGATGTATTCAAGCATGTTGGAGAAAATGCAGTATTTGCCAGTGGAAGTCCTTTCAGTAATGTTACTTTAA GCAATGGTAGAAAAGGCTATGCTAATCAAGCAAACAACATGTATCTGTTTCCTGG GATTGGTTTAGGAGCCCTTCTGTCAGGTGCTCGGCATATTTCGGATGGCATGCTCCATGCTGCAGCTGAGTG CCTTGCTTCATACATCACAGATGATGCGATTCGAAAAGGAATCCTCTTTCCTTCAATTTCAAG TATCAGGCACATCACTGCACGTGTCGGCGCTGCAGTCGCCCGTGCTGCTGTTGATGAAGATCTGGCCGAGGGATGCCCCGACTTGGATCCTCGGGACCTCAGGAGCATGTCAGAG TCGGATACGGTGGACTACGTGGCTCGGAAGATGTGGTACCCTGTTTACAGCCCACTCGTCAACGACAAATAG
- the LOC109740057 gene encoding putative F-box protein At4g17565 codes for MAVATKHRWPAAHILFFWRPGDAAWSGPAKVPCAKLHSVEFHAGNIYCIDGMFNVSIYDLKLGTASPPVLLRCFGMCPNQASESWPIRKYWKDSVRAVHVVACRGELLLVLLFHGRRPSLMEVYRPAWTPAEWPFRVGERVTDLGGYALFLGCGDAVALCAKEYPAIKGNCVYYRVHNLPKYRKHWAMVYDLGTGDVDDIPYPEVHKQENGCWPYSWFCPRRPFLKKQLA; via the coding sequence ATGGCCGTGGCGACCAAGCACAGATGGCCCGCGGCTCACATCCTCTTCTTCTGGCGGCCCGGGGACGCCGCCTGGAGCGGCCCGGCCAAGGTTCCTTGCGCGAAACTCCACAGCGTCGAGTTCCATGCGGGGAACATATACTGCATCGACGGCATGTTCAACGTGTCCATCTACGATCTCAAGCTCGGCACGGCGTCCCCTCCCGTGCTCCTCCGGTGCTTCGGCATGTGCCCTAATCAGGCGTCGGAGTCGTGGCCGATCCGCAAGTATTGGAAGGACAGCGTGCGTGCGGTGCACGTCGTGGCCTGCCGCGGCGAGCTCCTGCTCGTGCTGCTGTTCCACGGCCGCCGCCCGTCGCTCATGGAAGTCTACAGGCCGGCGTGGACGCCCGCTGAATGGCCCTTCCGGGTCGGCGAGAGGGTGACTGACCTCGGGGGCTACGCGCTCTTCCTCGGCTGTGGCGACGCCGTTGCGCTGTGTGCCAAGGAGTACCCTGCGATCAAGGGGAACTGCGTTTACTACCGGGTGCACAACCTCCCCAAGTACAGGAAGCATTGGGCAATGGTGTATGATCTGGGGACGGGTGATGTGGACGATATACCTTACCCTGAGGTGCACAAGCAGGAGAATGGCTGCTGGCCATACTCTTGGTTTTGCCCTCGAAGGCCCTTCCTCAAGAAGCAGTTAGCTTAA